The Streptomyces sp. WZ-12 genome segment CGAGGTCTGGGACGACGTCGAGGCGCTGGACAACGTGGTCGCGGCCGACGTGCAGACCCGGATCCGGCTGCACTCGCGCCGGTTGGTCGAGCGCGGCACCCGCTGGCTGCTCAACAACCGCCGCCAGCCGCTGGAGTTGTCCGGGACGATCGACTTCTTCGCGGAGCGGGTGGCGCAGGTCTGGGCCGAGTTGCCGAAGCTGCTCCAGGGCGGCGACCTGGAGTGGTACCAGACGATCCTGGAGGAGCTGACGGACGCCGGGGTGCCCGAGCCGCTGGCCGTCCGGGTCTCCGGCTTCTCCTCGGTCTTCCCGGCGCTGGACATCGTCGCCATCGCGGACCGCACCGGCAAGGAGCCGCTGGCCGTCGCGGAGGTCTACTACGACCTCGGTGACCGGCTGCAGATCAACCAACTGCTGGACCGGATCCTGGAGCTGCCGCGGAACGACCGCTGGCAGTCGATGGCCCGGGCCTCGATCCGCGAGGACCTCTTCGCCGCGCACGCCGCGCTCACCTCGGACGTGCTGGCCGTGGGCAACGGCTCGGCGACGCCGGAGGAGCGGTTCAAGGCGTGGGAGGAGACCAACCTGGCGATCCTGACGCGGGCCCGGTCCACGCTGGAGGAGATCCACGGGTCCGAGGGCTTCGACCTGGCGAACCTCTCGGTGGCCATGCGGACGATGCGGACGTTGCTGCGGACGCACAGCTGAGGCGGGTGGGGCGGCGCCCGTGGGGTGCCGCCCCGTTGCGCGCAAGCGCCGGACGGGCTGGAAGTGCCCGTCCGGCGCTTGTGTGTGGGGGCCGGGTGTGCGGTGGGCCCCTGGGGTGGGGGCGCGGGAGTGGGCCCGGGCGGGCCGGGCGGTCCCGTCCGGCGCTCGTGACGGGTGGGGGCCTACGCCCCCGTGAAGTCCTCGTAGGCTTCGAGGACTTCCTCGGTGGGGCCGTCCATGCGGAGGACGCCCTTCTCCAGCCACAGGACGCGGTCGCAGGTGTCGCGGATGGAGTTGTTGTTGTGGCTGACCAGGAAGACCGTGCCGGCCTCTTCGCGGAGTTCGCGGATGCGGGCCTCGGAGCGCTTCTGGAAGGCCCGGTCGCCGGTGGCCAGTGCCTCGTCGATGAGCAGCACGTCGTGGTCCTTGGCGGCCGCGATGGAGAACCGCAGCCGGGCCGCCATACCGGACGAATAGGTGCGCATCGGCAGGGAGATGAAGTCGCCCTTGTCGTTGATGCCGGAGAAGTCGACGATGCCGTCGTAGCGCTCGTGGACCTGTTCGCGGGACATGCCCATGGCCAGACCGCCGAGGATGACGTTCTTCTCGCCCGTCAGGTCGTTCATCAGGGCCGCGTTGACGCCGAGCAGCGAGGGCTGGCCGTGGGTGTAGACCTTGCCGCGCTCGGCGGGCAGCAGCCCGGCGATCGCCTGGAGCAGGGTGGACTTGCCGGAGCCGTTGGAGCCGATCAGGCCGATCGACTCGCCCTTGTGGGCGGTGAAGGAGACGCCCTTGACGGCGTGCACCTCGCGCACGCTGGTGGAGGGGCCGCGGCGGATGATGCGGTTGAGCGCGGCGGTCGCGCTGCCCTTGCCGGCGCCGGTGCCGTAGACGCGGTAGACGATGTGCAGGTCGTCCGCGATCACGGTGGGGGCGCGGCTCTCGTCCGGCACCGTGGGCCGGGCCGCGTCGTCGGGGTCCGTCATGAAGTCAGCCACGTCCGTACCGCTCCTCCGCCTTCCAGAAGTACACATAGCCGGCGACCCCGGCCAGCAGCGCCCAGCCGGCCGCGAACGCCCAGACGTGCGGCGGCAGTTGGTGCTTGGTGAAGCTGTCGATCAGGGCGAAGCGCATCAGGTCGATGTAGACCGCGGCGGGGTTGCCGTTCAGCAGCACCACCACGATCTGCGGGAGGTGCTTGCCCTTGAGGATGAGGCTGATGCTGAACATCACGCCGGACGCGTACATCCAGGTCCGCATGATGAAGGGCATGAGCTGCGCCAGGTCGGGGGTGCGCGAGCCGAGCCGCGCCATGACCATCGCCAGGCCGGTGTTGAAGATGAACTGGAGCGTCAGGGCCGGGAAGACCAGGAGCCAGGACCCGGTCGGCACCTGTCCGAAGGCCAGCAGGATGACCAGCAACACGGCCATGGAGTACAGCAGTTGCTGGAGCTGGGCCAGACAGAACGAGATCGGCAGGCAGGCGCGCGGGAAGTGCAGGGCGCGCACCAGGCCGAGGTTGCCGGAGATCGCCCGGGTGCCGGCCATCACCGAGTTCTGCAGGAAGGTGAAGACGAAGACGCCGGTGACCAGGTAGGGGATGTAGTCCGGGACGCCCTTCTTGGTGCCGATCAGCACGCCGAAGATCAAGTAGTAGACGCCGGCGTTGAGCAGCGGGGTGATCACCTGCCAGAGCTGGCCCAGCTTGGCGGTGGTGTACATCGCGGTGAGCTTGGCGGTGGCGAACGAGGTGATGAAGTGCCGCCGGTGCCACAACTGCCGGGTGTATTCCGGTAGCGAGGGGCGGGCGCCGCTCACGGTGAGGCCGTGGCGCTCGGCCAGGGCGCGCAGCTCCGGGTCGGGGGTGGCGTCGGGGCCGGTCGGCCGGGCGGGGGCCGGGGGCGCGAGGGTCTGGGGCATGGGGGGCGCTTTCGCTTTCGTACGGGGACGTCAGAGTCCGGTCACGCGGACGTCAGAGTCCGACGCGACGATGGAACGGGTCCGTATCGTCGTGACGTCGACAGTAGGGCGGGCGCACGTCGAAACGCAACCGTAGCGTCGTACCGCTAGGATCAAGGCATGGCAAAGAACGGCACCGAGAGTGCGTCAGGCCCGACGGTGACCGGGGCGCGTCGGGCCCCGGCGGGCGCCGCCGTGCTGCGGGAGGACAAGACGGCCGCGATCCGCGCGGCGGTCTTCGAGGAACTGGCCGCGGTCGGCTTCGCCCGGATGTCGATCGAGGGCATCGCCCGCCGGGCCGGTGTGGGCAAGACCGCCGTCTACCGGCGCTGGCGCTCCAAGCTGCACCTGGTCCTGGACGTGGTGTCGGCGGTGGCGGTGGCCGGGTTGCCGGCCCCGGACACCGGGGCCCTGCGCGGCGATGTGCGGATGCTGCTGGAGGTCGCGGCGCGGGCGCTGCGGCACCCGATGGCCTCGCAGGTCATCCCGGACCTGCTGGCCGAGGCGGCGCGCAGCCCGGAGCTGGCCGCGGCCCTGAAGACCGCGCTGCACGACAGCCAGGAGGGCGTCGCGGCGGCGGTGGTGGCGCGGGCGGTGGAGCGCGGGGAGCTGCCCGCGGACGTGGATTCCCGGTTGGCGCTCGACCTGCTGACCGGGCCGCTGTACTGGCGACTGCTGGTGACCCGCGACGAGCTGCCCGCGGGGTACCTCGACGCGCTGGCCGGCTCGGTGACGGCGGCGCTGGGCGCGGAGTAGGGAGCGGGGGCGTCGGGGAGGCCTCGACGGACGGGTGGCCCGGAGAAAAGACCGGCAAACAAGGGCATTTCGGTAGCGCGTGATCGCCGTCGCCCGCAAATACTGGTCACGTGCCCCGGTCAGGACCGTCAGGAGCGTCGATTTCCCGCCGCCGGTTGCTTCAGGCCACCGGCGGTGTCGTCCTCGCGGGCACCGCGGGCACCGGGGTGTGGGCCTGGCTCTCGCCCGACGCGACCCGCCCGCCCCCGCCGGCCCGCGAGCAGGAGTCCGCCGAGGAGCCGGACGAGCAGGTGTTCCTGCATGTCATCGCGCACCCCGACGACGGGCTGTTCTTCATGAACCCGGGGCTACAGCAGGCCATCCGCAGCGGCGCCCGGATCGTCACGGTCTGTCTGACCGGCGGCGAGTCCGACGGCCGGAACGCGCCCAACCACACCGCCCTGCACGACCACGTGGTCCCCGACCGGTCGGCGTTCGCCCGGGCCAGGACCAACGGGCTGCTCGCCGCGCACGCCAAGATGGCCACCGGCGACCTGGGGAGTGTCTGGGACGCCGAGGCCCGCACCCTGCTGCCCGGCTTCCAGGTGGAGGTGCAGACCCTACGGGCCGCCCCGCAGCACCAGTTGGTCTTCGTGGAGCTGGTCGAGGCCCGCGCGGTCTACCAGCCGCGCGCCACCAGCCTGCGCGGCCTCTGGCTCGGGGTGGTCGACGCGCTGCCGACGCTGCGCCCCGAGGGCAGCCCCGTCCAACGGCAGTTCCGTTACCGCCGCGAGGAGGTGACCGACACCCTGGTCGCGGTCCTGGACTGGGTCCGGCCCACCGTCGTGCGCACCCTGGACCCCAACGCGGTGCACTCCGACAAGAAGCCGCTGCCGGCCCCCGATCCCCGACTGGCCGGCCTGCGCTACCTCGACCACCAGGACCACACCGCCTCCGCCCACTTCACCCAGGCCGCGCTGGCCCGTTACTGGGGCCGCGGCCGCCCCGTCCGCACCGTCGTGGAGAGCTACCTCGGCTACGAACTCGGCGTGCTGCCGGGCGATTTGGACCCCTCCACGGTCCGCCGCAAGGCCGGGACGCTGAACATCTACGGCTGGGCCGACCACCGGCGCTGCGCGGACCCGGCCGGCTGCGGCGACCGCAAGGTCGGCGGCACCGCCCTGAACGGCAGCCCGCGCAGTTGGACCCGCAGCACCCGGCTGCGCGCCCCCGGCTCCAACTCCTGGGTGCGACCGGCCGGGGACGGGCGGCTGACCGCCTTCGCGGTGCTCGCCGGTGCCGCGTACGGCTGGGCGGAGACCCGGCCGGGCAGCGGGCGGTTCGGCGCCCCGGTGCGGATCGGCGGGGAGCTGCTCCAGGGGCAGGTGCACGTGGTGCGGCACCCGGACGGTGCCCTGCAACTCTTCGCCTCCCGGACGATCCTGCCGGGGCCGGGCACCGAACACCGCCGCGAGCTGGTCGCCGCGCGGCAGACCGGCACCGGGCGGGACGGGGTGCCGGCCTTCGGGCCGTGGGAGTCGCTGGGCTCGCCGGACCCGGAACCGGTCCGGTCGTTGGAGATCGGCTTCCCGGCCGCGGTGGCCGCCCCGGACGGCACCGTGCACCTCTTCGTGCGGACCTGGGACGGCGGGATCGGCCACCGCAGCGGGCCGCACGGCGGGCAGTGGTCGCCGTGGGACCGGCTGGAGGGGCCGGCCGGCGTTGGCACCCTCAAGGCGTCCCCGCAGATCGTGGACGGCATCGACGCCTGCGTGGACTCCGACGGGCTGGTCCACCTGGTCGCGCCGAGCGTCCGGACGGTGCAGCACTGGGTGTCCAAGGAGCCGGGGGCCGCGCCCCGCCCGGGCGCGACGACCGGGCTGCCGGAGCCGGGCGGGCCGATCAGCGTCGTCCCGCTGGCCGGCGGGCTGGTGCGGATCGCCTACCGGCAGTCGGGGACCGCGCGGGTGCTGCTCGCGGAGCGGCAGCGGGCGCTCGGCACCTGGCGGGTCGCCGGGCAGTGCGAACGGGCCGGCGGCTACGGACGGGTGGCGCTGGCGCCGGCCGGCGGCGCCGACCGGATGGTGCTGGCCGCCCGGGACGACGCCGGGGACGTCCGGGTGGCGATGGCCCAGGCCGGGCCCAAGCCCTGGCAGCGCTGCCGGCTACCGCACTCGGCGGCGGCCGGGGTGGCGCACGACGCGGCCGGCCGGGCGGTGGTGGTCGCGCTCGGCAACGACGGCCGGCTGTACGCGGCCCGGCAGGCCAAGGCCGGGCAGACCGCACCGTTCCAGGGTTGGCGGGCTCAGGCCGGGTCGCCGGAGCGCACCGGCGACTCGGGCTGACCGGCCGCGGCGCCCCGCCGGGCCGGGGGCCGCAGGATCCGTCGGGAGACCACGAAGGTGACCGGCAGCGCCAGCAGCGCCGCGGCCAGCGGCGCCGCCACGCTGTCCATCCCCAGCCAGCTCACCAGCGCCACCAGACCGGCGCTCTGCACCGCGTAGTTGGTGACCTGGGTCAGCGGGAAGAGCAGGAACTTCTTCCAGGTGGGGCGGGTGCGGTAGGTGAAGTAGGTGTTGAGGAAGAACGAGCCGACCAGGCTGAGGACGAACCCGGTCGTGTAGGCGGCGAAGTACGGCAGCAGCCGGTGCAGCGGCAGGTAACAGGCGTAGAACGTCCCGGTGTTGACGACGCCGACGGCCGTGAACCGGACCACCTGGCCCCAGGGGAGGGCCGCGGCCGGGCCGCGCATCAGCGGGGCCGCGGGCCGACGGCGGCGGTCCCCGACGGGGCCGGCGCGTGCACCGGGGCGGGCGCGGCGCCGTCGCTCTCCTTGACCAGGAAGTGCGGCCGCCGCTTGGTCTCGTAGTAGATCCGCCCGATGTACTCGCCGATCAGCCCGAGCATCACCATCTGCAGGCCGCCCAGCCCGACCACGATGGCCACCAGCGTCACGTAGCCGGGCGCGGTGACCCCGCCGACGATGGCCGCGCCGACGACCCACAGGGCGTAGAGCGCGGCGAGTAAGGCCAGGCCCAGGCCGGCGTAGATGGCGGCGCGCAGCGGGCGGCAGTTGAAGGAGATCATCCCGTCGATGCCGTAGTTGACCAGGGAGCCGAAGCGCCACTTGGTCTCGCCGGCTCCCCGGGCGGCGTTGCGGTAGTCGAAGCTGACGGTGTCGAAGCCGATCCAGGAGAACAGCCCCTTGGAGAAGCGGTTGTACTCGGGCAGCGAGAGCAGTGCGTCCACCGCCTTGCGGGACAGCAGCCGGAAGTCGCCCGCGCCGTCGACCAGTTCGACGTCGATCCAGGTGTTGACGGCGCGGTAGTACAGCCGGCTGAGGACGGTGCGCAGGCGCCGGTCGCCGTCCCGGCTGCGGCGGGCGATGACCTGGTCGTGGCCGAGCTGGTAGAGGTCGAGCATCCTCTCGATCAGCTCCGGCGGGTGTTGGAGGTCGGCGTCCATGATGATCACCGCGTCGCCGGTGGCCGCCCTGAGGCCGGCCAACATCGCCGGTTCCTTGCCGAAGTTGCGGCTGAAGGAGAGGTAGCGGGTGGTGCCGCGGTGCTGGTGGGCGAGGGCGCGCAACCGGGGCAGGGTCCCGTCCAGGCTGCCGTCGTCCACGTAGCACAGCTCGTACTCGACGGCGAGGCCGCTCAGCACCGCGCGGAGCTGTTCGTCGAAGCGGCCTATCACGGCTTCTTCGTTGTAGCAGGGGACGACGATGGAGAGCTTCATGAGCGGGCCTTTTCGCCGGGGTCAGGGGACGGCTGAGGTGGTCGTCCCCTGGAAGGCAGTTTTACAAATTAGGGTGAAACGCACTATTCGGGCATGCGGTGCGGGCGAGGGGGCGGCCGCGGCGGGTCGCCGCGACGCCGGCCACCGCGGCCAGCGTCAGCGCCCCGGCCCCGCCGGCCGCCAGCCCCGCGGTCAGCCCCGGCGGGGCGTACGCGCAGCTCAGCCGGGTCGCGCCGGCGCGCAGCGGGACGGCCATCAGCCCGCCGAGCGTCCCGGGAGCGCGGGCCGGCCCGCCGTCCACCGAACAGCTCCATCCGGGCACCGCCGGCAGGGCGAGCACCGCCGTCCCGGCGGCCCCCGGGCGCAGCGTCGCCGTCAGGTCGTGGCCGCCCGCGGTGAGCTCGGTCGGCCCCTCCAGGGAGCGCACCGCCGCGGCCAGCCGGCCCGGGGCGAGGCAGCCGACGGCCCGCTCGGGCACGTACGGGTGGCCGGGCCCGGCGAAGCGCACCGTGACCGTCCCGTCGGCCGGCACGGTGCCCAG includes the following:
- a CDS encoding ABC transporter ATP-binding protein, with amino-acid sequence MTDPDDAARPTVPDESRAPTVIADDLHIVYRVYGTGAGKGSATAALNRIIRRGPSTSVREVHAVKGVSFTAHKGESIGLIGSNGSGKSTLLQAIAGLLPAERGKVYTHGQPSLLGVNAALMNDLTGEKNVILGGLAMGMSREQVHERYDGIVDFSGINDKGDFISLPMRTYSSGMAARLRFSIAAAKDHDVLLIDEALATGDRAFQKRSEARIRELREEAGTVFLVSHNNNSIRDTCDRVLWLEKGVLRMDGPTEEVLEAYEDFTGA
- a CDS encoding ABC transporter permease encodes the protein MPQTLAPPAPARPTGPDATPDPELRALAERHGLTVSGARPSLPEYTRQLWHRRHFITSFATAKLTAMYTTAKLGQLWQVITPLLNAGVYYLIFGVLIGTKKGVPDYIPYLVTGVFVFTFLQNSVMAGTRAISGNLGLVRALHFPRACLPISFCLAQLQQLLYSMAVLLVILLAFGQVPTGSWLLVFPALTLQFIFNTGLAMVMARLGSRTPDLAQLMPFIMRTWMYASGVMFSISLILKGKHLPQIVVVLLNGNPAAVYIDLMRFALIDSFTKHQLPPHVWAFAAGWALLAGVAGYVYFWKAEERYGRG
- a CDS encoding TetR/AcrR family transcriptional regulator — its product is MAKNGTESASGPTVTGARRAPAGAAVLREDKTAAIRAAVFEELAAVGFARMSIEGIARRAGVGKTAVYRRWRSKLHLVLDVVSAVAVAGLPAPDTGALRGDVRMLLEVAARALRHPMASQVIPDLLAEAARSPELAAALKTALHDSQEGVAAAVVARAVERGELPADVDSRLALDLLTGPLYWRLLVTRDELPAGYLDALAGSVTAALGAE
- a CDS encoding PIG-L family deacetylase: MLQATGGVVLAGTAGTGVWAWLSPDATRPPPPAREQESAEEPDEQVFLHVIAHPDDGLFFMNPGLQQAIRSGARIVTVCLTGGESDGRNAPNHTALHDHVVPDRSAFARARTNGLLAAHAKMATGDLGSVWDAEARTLLPGFQVEVQTLRAAPQHQLVFVELVEARAVYQPRATSLRGLWLGVVDALPTLRPEGSPVQRQFRYRREEVTDTLVAVLDWVRPTVVRTLDPNAVHSDKKPLPAPDPRLAGLRYLDHQDHTASAHFTQAALARYWGRGRPVRTVVESYLGYELGVLPGDLDPSTVRRKAGTLNIYGWADHRRCADPAGCGDRKVGGTALNGSPRSWTRSTRLRAPGSNSWVRPAGDGRLTAFAVLAGAAYGWAETRPGSGRFGAPVRIGGELLQGQVHVVRHPDGALQLFASRTILPGPGTEHRRELVAARQTGTGRDGVPAFGPWESLGSPDPEPVRSLEIGFPAAVAAPDGTVHLFVRTWDGGIGHRSGPHGGQWSPWDRLEGPAGVGTLKASPQIVDGIDACVDSDGLVHLVAPSVRTVQHWVSKEPGAAPRPGATTGLPEPGGPISVVPLAGGLVRIAYRQSGTARVLLAERQRALGTWRVAGQCERAGGYGRVALAPAGGADRMVLAARDDAGDVRVAMAQAGPKPWQRCRLPHSAAAGVAHDAAGRAVVVALGNDGRLYAARQAKAGQTAPFQGWRAQAGSPERTGDSG
- a CDS encoding GtrA family protein, coding for MRGPAAALPWGQVVRFTAVGVVNTGTFYACYLPLHRLLPYFAAYTTGFVLSLVGSFFLNTYFTYRTRPTWKKFLLFPLTQVTNYAVQSAGLVALVSWLGMDSVAAPLAAALLALPVTFVVSRRILRPPARRGAAAGQPESPVRSGDPA
- a CDS encoding glycosyltransferase family 2 protein, which gives rise to MKLSIVVPCYNEEAVIGRFDEQLRAVLSGLAVEYELCYVDDGSLDGTLPRLRALAHQHRGTTRYLSFSRNFGKEPAMLAGLRAATGDAVIIMDADLQHPPELIERMLDLYQLGHDQVIARRSRDGDRRLRTVLSRLYYRAVNTWIDVELVDGAGDFRLLSRKAVDALLSLPEYNRFSKGLFSWIGFDTVSFDYRNAARGAGETKWRFGSLVNYGIDGMISFNCRPLRAAIYAGLGLALLAALYALWVVGAAIVGGVTAPGYVTLVAIVVGLGGLQMVMLGLIGEYIGRIYYETKRRPHFLVKESDGAAPAPVHAPAPSGTAAVGPRPR